One genomic region from Jilunia laotingensis encodes:
- a CDS encoding cysteine desulfurase, translating into MDIHKIREDFPILSRKVYGKPLIYLDNAATTQKPRLVIDSLVDEYYSVNANVHRGVHYLSQQATELHEGSRATVREFINARSTNEVIFTRGTTESINLIVSSFGEEFMQEGDEVILSVMEHHSNIVPWQLLAARKGIAIKVIPMNDKGELLLDEYEKLFSEKTKIVSVTQVSNVLGTVNPIKEMIATAHAHGVPFLVDAAQSIPHIKVDVQDLDADFLVFSAHKVYGPTGVGVLYGKEEWLDRMPPYQGGGEMIQHVSFEKTTFNELPFKFEAGTPDYIGTTGLAKALDYVTGIGIENIAAHEHELTAYAMQRMKEIPGLRIFGEAPHKSSVISFLMGDIHHFDMGTLLDRLGIAVRTGHHCAQPLMQRLGIEGTVRASLAIYNTKEEIDALVAGIERVSKMF; encoded by the coding sequence ATGGATATACATAAGATACGTGAAGATTTTCCCATTCTGAGCCGTAAGGTGTACGGGAAGCCTTTGATTTATTTGGATAATGCGGCAACTACCCAGAAGCCGCGGCTGGTAATCGATTCTTTAGTCGATGAGTATTATTCCGTCAATGCGAATGTGCATCGGGGGGTACACTATCTGTCGCAACAGGCTACCGAATTGCACGAAGGTTCACGTGCTACCGTGCGTGAGTTCATCAATGCCCGCAGTACCAACGAAGTAATTTTCACACGGGGGACGACCGAAAGCATCAACCTGATTGTATCGAGCTTTGGTGAAGAGTTCATGCAGGAAGGCGATGAAGTGATCCTGTCCGTGATGGAGCATCATAGCAACATTGTCCCTTGGCAATTGCTGGCTGCCCGCAAAGGGATTGCTATCAAAGTCATTCCAATGAATGATAAAGGCGAACTTCTGCTGGATGAATACGAAAAACTCTTCTCTGAAAAGACGAAGATCGTTAGTGTAACTCAGGTATCCAATGTGTTGGGAACCGTCAACCCTATCAAAGAGATGATTGCGACCGCCCATGCACATGGAGTTCCTTTTCTTGTGGATGCAGCACAATCCATACCCCATATCAAAGTGGATGTACAGGACTTGGATGCCGATTTCCTTGTTTTCTCCGCCCATAAAGTTTATGGACCGACCGGTGTGGGTGTCCTCTATGGAAAAGAAGAGTGGCTGGATCGTATGCCACCCTATCAGGGAGGAGGAGAGATGATCCAGCATGTATCTTTTGAGAAGACCACATTTAATGAACTGCCATTCAAGTTTGAAGCCGGTACTCCTGATTATATCGGTACCACCGGACTGGCAAAAGCACTCGATTATGTGACGGGCATTGGCATAGAGAATATTGCCGCTCACGAACATGAACTGACCGCTTATGCCATGCAGCGAATGAAGGAAATACCCGGCCTCCGTATCTTTGGCGAAGCCCCCCATAAGAGTAGTGTCATCTCTTTCCTTATGGGCGATATCCATCATTTCGATATGGGAACTTTGCTCGACAGGCTGGGGATTGCCGTGCGTACGGGGCATCATTGCGCCCAGCCGTTGAT
- the sufD gene encoding Fe-S cluster assembly protein SufD: MNSVEQQYIDLFSQYEAMICRHSSEVLNARRAAAFADFERLGLPTRKQEKYKYTDISKFFEPDYGLNLNRLPIPVNPYEVFKCDVPNMSTSLFFVVNDAFYNKALPKSQLPEGVVFGSLKEVSEQHPELVKKYYGQLADTSKDGVTAFNTTFAQDGVILYVPKNVVVEKPIQLINILRADVNFMVNRRVLIILEEGSQARLLICDHAVDNVNFLATQVIEVFAGENSVFDLYELEETHTSTVRISNLYVRQEANSNVLLNGMTLHNGTTRNTTEVTLAGEGAEINLCGMAIADKNEHVDNNTMIDHAVPNCTSNELFKYVLDDQAVGAFAGLVLVRPDAQHTSSQQTNRNLCATRDARMYTQPQLEIYADDVKCSHGATVGQLDENALFYMRSRGIAEKEARLLLMFAFVNEVIDTIRLEALKDRLHLLVEKRFRGELNKCQGCAICK; this comes from the coding sequence ATGAATAGTGTAGAACAACAGTATATAGATCTTTTTTCCCAATATGAAGCAATGATTTGCCGGCATAGTTCCGAGGTCTTGAATGCCCGGCGTGCTGCCGCCTTTGCCGATTTCGAACGGTTGGGTCTGCCGACACGTAAACAGGAGAAATATAAATATACTGATATCAGTAAGTTCTTTGAGCCTGATTACGGACTCAATTTGAACCGTCTGCCCATTCCTGTCAATCCCTACGAAGTGTTCAAGTGCGATGTGCCCAATATGAGTACTTCCCTGTTCTTTGTGGTGAACGATGCTTTCTATAATAAAGCTCTTCCGAAATCGCAATTGCCGGAAGGAGTTGTCTTCGGCAGTTTGAAAGAGGTTTCGGAACAGCATCCGGAACTGGTAAAGAAGTACTACGGTCAGTTGGCGGATACTTCCAAAGACGGGGTGACAGCCTTTAATACGACTTTTGCCCAAGATGGAGTCATCCTATATGTACCGAAGAATGTGGTTGTGGAAAAGCCTATTCAACTGATAAACATTCTTCGTGCAGATGTCAATTTCATGGTGAACCGCCGTGTATTGATAATCCTTGAAGAGGGATCGCAGGCACGTTTATTGATTTGCGACCATGCGGTGGATAATGTGAATTTCCTAGCTACACAGGTCATTGAAGTGTTTGCCGGAGAGAATTCGGTCTTCGATCTGTATGAACTGGAAGAAACACATACCAGCACGGTACGCATCAGCAATCTTTATGTCCGTCAGGAGGCGAATAGCAATGTCTTACTGAACGGCATGACCCTGCATAACGGTACGACCCGTAATACGACGGAAGTTACGCTTGCCGGCGAGGGTGCCGAAATAAACTTGTGCGGTATGGCTATTGCCGATAAGAACGAACATGTGGACAATAATACAATGATCGACCATGCCGTACCTAACTGCACCAGCAATGAGTTGTTTAAATATGTGCTGGATGATCAGGCGGTCGGTGCTTTTGCCGGACTGGTGCTGGTGCGTCCGGACGCACAACATACAAGTTCCCAACAGACGAATCGTAATCTTTGTGCCACCCGTGATGCACGTATGTACACGCAGCCGCAGCTTGAGATTTATGCGGACGATGTGAAGTGTTCCCACGGTGCTACGGTCGGGCAGTTGGATGAGAATGCGCTATTCTATATGCGCTCCCGTGGAATTGCCGAGAAAGAAGCTCGTCTGTTACTCATGTTTGCTTTTGTGAACGAAGTAATCGATACCATCCGTCTGGAAGCTTTGAAAGATCGTTTGCACCTGTTAGTGGAAAAACGCTTCCGGGGTGAACTGAACAAATGCCAAGGATGTGCGATATGTAAATAG
- the sufC gene encoding Fe-S cluster assembly ATPase SufC — translation MLEIKDLHAGINGKEILKGINLTVKPGEVHAIMGPNGSGKSTLSSVLVGNPAFEVTKGSVTFDGKNLLELSPEDRSHEGIFLSFQYPVEIPGVSMVNFMRAAVNEQRKYKGLPALSASEFLKLMREKRAVVELDNKLANRSVNEGFSGGEKKRNEIFQMAMLEPRLSILDETDSGLDIDALRIVAEGVNKLKTPDTSTIVITHYQRLLDYIKPDIVHVLYQGRIVKTAGPELALELEEKGYDWIKKELGE, via the coding sequence ATGTTAGAGATAAAAGACCTGCATGCCGGCATTAACGGCAAAGAGATATTGAAAGGCATCAACCTGACGGTGAAGCCGGGCGAAGTACACGCCATTATGGGGCCTAACGGTTCCGGTAAAAGTACACTTTCTTCTGTACTGGTCGGCAACCCTGCATTTGAAGTGACGAAGGGCAGTGTGACTTTCGACGGGAAGAATCTTTTGGAACTGAGTCCGGAAGACCGTAGCCATGAAGGGATCTTCCTGAGTTTCCAGTATCCGGTAGAGATTCCGGGAGTAAGCATGGTGAACTTCATGCGTGCCGCTGTGAACGAGCAACGTAAATACAAGGGTTTGCCTGCATTGTCCGCCAGTGAGTTCCTGAAACTGATGCGTGAGAAGCGTGCGGTGGTGGAATTGGATAATAAACTGGCGAACCGTTCGGTAAACGAAGGTTTCTCCGGTGGTGAGAAGAAGCGTAACGAGATTTTCCAGATGGCAATGCTGGAACCACGTCTCAGTATACTTGACGAGACAGATTCCGGACTCGATATCGATGCCCTCCGTATCGTTGCGGAAGGGGTCAACAAGCTTAAAACTCCGGATACAAGCACCATCGTTATCACCCACTATCAACGCTTGTTGGATTATATCAAGCCGGACATCGTGCATGTGCTTTATCAAGGCCGTATTGTGAAGACTGCCGGACCGGAATTAGCTCTTGAACTGGAAGAGAAAGGATATGATTGGATCAAGAAAGAACTAGGGGAATAA
- the sufB gene encoding Fe-S cluster assembly protein SufB — protein sequence MQQEELNKPNIDEPRKEPEKKVSNEYVRKFAEEKYKYGFTTEVHTDIIEKGLNEEVVRLISSKKDEPEWLLDFRLKAYRHWLTLEMPTWAHLRIPEIDYQAISYYADPTKKKEGPKSMDEVDPELIKTFNKLGIPLEEQMALSGMAVDAVMDSVSVKTTFKETLLEKGIIFCSFSEAVREHPDLVKKYLGSVVGYRDNFFAALNSAVFSDGSFVYIPKGVRCPMELSTYFRINARNTGQFERTLIVADDDSYVSYLEGCTAPMRDENQLHAAIVEIVVHDRAEVKYSTVQNWYPGDAEGRGGVYNFVTKRGNCKGVNSKLSWTQVETGSAITWKYPSCILTGDNSTAEFYSVAVTNHYQQADTGTKMIHLGKNTRSTIVSKGISAGKSENSYRGLVRVAEKADNARNYSQCDSLLLGDKCGAHTFPYMDIHNETAVVEHEATTSKISEDQIFYCNQRGISTEDAIGLIVNGYAKEVLNKLPMEFAVEAQKLLTISLEGSVG from the coding sequence ATGCAACAGGAAGAACTCAATAAGCCTAACATAGACGAACCTCGGAAGGAACCGGAAAAGAAGGTTTCCAATGAGTACGTTCGGAAGTTTGCGGAAGAAAAGTATAAATATGGCTTCACTACGGAGGTGCATACGGATATCATTGAGAAAGGACTCAATGAAGAGGTCGTTCGCCTTATTTCGTCCAAGAAAGACGAACCGGAGTGGTTGCTGGATTTCCGCTTGAAAGCATACCGCCATTGGCTGACGCTGGAGATGCCTACTTGGGCGCATCTTCGTATTCCGGAGATCGATTATCAGGCAATCTCTTATTATGCCGATCCTACGAAGAAGAAGGAAGGCCCGAAAAGTATGGATGAGGTAGACCCGGAGCTGATAAAAACGTTCAATAAGCTGGGCATTCCGTTGGAAGAACAGATGGCATTGAGCGGTATGGCTGTGGATGCCGTGATGGACTCCGTTTCGGTGAAGACTACATTCAAAGAGACGCTGTTGGAAAAAGGAATCATTTTCTGTTCGTTCAGTGAGGCTGTGCGCGAACATCCCGATCTGGTAAAGAAATACCTCGGATCGGTGGTGGGCTATCGTGACAATTTCTTTGCTGCACTGAATTCGGCAGTCTTTTCCGACGGTTCTTTCGTATATATACCCAAAGGCGTTCGCTGTCCGATGGAGCTTTCGACGTATTTCCGCATCAATGCCCGTAACACGGGACAGTTCGAGCGGACGTTGATCGTTGCCGATGACGATTCCTACGTATCCTATCTGGAAGGATGTACGGCACCGATGCGTGACGAAAACCAGCTTCATGCCGCTATTGTGGAGATTGTGGTACACGATCGTGCCGAAGTGAAATATTCCACCGTGCAGAACTGGTATCCCGGTGATGCCGAAGGTAGGGGAGGCGTATACAACTTTGTGACGAAACGTGGAAATTGCAAAGGGGTGAACAGCAAACTTTCATGGACGCAGGTGGAAACCGGATCGGCTATCACATGGAAATATCCTTCCTGTATCCTCACCGGAGACAATTCCACAGCGGAATTCTATTCGGTTGCAGTGACCAACCATTACCAGCAGGCGGACACGGGAACGAAGATGATACACTTGGGAAAGAACACTCGCAGTACGATCGTAAGCAAAGGTATCTCCGCAGGAAAGAGTGAAAACTCCTACCGTGGATTGGTGCGTGTGGCGGAGAAAGCGGATAATGCCCGCAATTACAGCCAGTGCGACTCACTTCTTCTGGGAGACAAATGCGGGGCGCATACGTTCCCGTATATGGACATCCACAATGAAACGGCGGTGGTGGAACATGAAGCTACTACCAGCAAGATCAGTGAAGACCAAATCTTCTATTGCAATCAGCGGGGTATTTCCACGGAGGATGCCATCGGTCTTATTGTGAACGGATATGCCAAAGAAGTGTTGAATAAGCTACCGATGGAGTTTGCCGTCGAAGCACAAAAGTTGCTGACCATCTCTTTAGAGGGAAGCGTCGGATAA
- a CDS encoding CvpA family protein produces the protein MTTIDIIILVIVGAGAILGFMKGFIRQLASILGLIVGLLAAKALYTSLAEKFCPTITDSMTVAQILAFVIIWIAVPLIFTLVASLLTKAMEAVSLGWLNRFLGSGLGALKFLLLASLVICVIEFIDPDNTLINQTKKEESVLYYPMGKFAGIFFPAAKEVTQQYILNK, from the coding sequence ATGACTACGATCGATATTATAATTCTGGTTATTGTGGGTGCCGGTGCCATATTGGGCTTCATGAAAGGCTTTATCAGGCAGTTGGCTTCCATTTTGGGCTTGATTGTCGGCTTGCTGGCAGCCAAGGCTTTATATACCTCTTTGGCAGAAAAATTTTGTCCTACGATAACTGATTCGATGACCGTAGCCCAGATACTTGCTTTTGTCATCATCTGGATTGCCGTGCCGCTGATTTTTACTTTGGTGGCATCCTTGCTGACAAAAGCGATGGAAGCTGTCTCCCTGGGATGGTTGAATCGCTTTCTGGGAAGTGGCTTGGGAGCATTGAAGTTCCTTTTGCTTGCCAGCTTGGTGATTTGCGTGATAGAATTTATCGATCCGGATAATACCTTGATTAATCAAACTAAAAAGGAGGAATCTGTGTTATATTATCCGATGGGGAAGTTTGCCGGGATATTCTTTCCGGCGGCAAAAGAAGTGACTCAACAATATATACTCAATAAATAA
- the infB gene encoding translation initiation factor IF-2 yields MTIRLNKVTRDLNVGISTVVEFLQKKGYTVEANPNTKITEEQYAVLVKEFSTDKNLRIESERFIQERQNKDRNKASVSIDGYEKQPEKPKAEDVIKTVVPEDARPKFKPVGKIDLDKLNNRRTEKESVKEPAKESKPQPQPKPQQPVAVAEEKKADVVKPVVVETKKEEVVVPAPKPEPVKEPQPVVAEQPKSAMEQPKPVIEEKKVEEVKKEEPKVEPTPVIKEEKTEQKPVAPEVTEPEKKEDDVFKIRQPEFVSKINVIGQIDLAALNQSTRPKKKSKEEKRKEREEKEKVRQDQRKQMKDAIIKEIRKDDNKAAKGGPKDASADANAKKKRTRINKEKVDVNNVASNFAHPTPNSERPNNNRGGNNQGGGQNRNRNNNNRDRFKKPVVKQEVSEEDVAKQVKETLARLTTKGKNKASKYRKEKREMVSNRMQELEDQEMADSKVLKLTEFVTANELATMMDVSVNQVIATCMSIGMMVSINQRLDAETINLVAEEFGFKTEYVSAEVAQAIVEEEDNEEDLEPRAPIVTVMGHVDHGKTSLLDYIRKANVIAGEAGGITQHIGAYHVSLEDGRKITFLDTPGHEAFTAMRARGAKVTDIAIIIVAADDNVMPQTKEAINHAMAAGVPIVFAINKVDKPTANPDKIKEELAAMNFLVEEWGGKYQSQDISAKKGIGVNDLMEKVLLEAEMLELKANPNRNATGSIIESTLDKGRGYVATVLVSNGTLKVGDIVLAGTSYGRVKAMFNERNQRIKQAGPSEPALILGLNGAPAAGDTFHVVETDQEAREITNKREQLQREQGLRTQKILTLDELGRRIALGNFQELNVIVKGDVDGSVEALSDSLIKLSTEQIQVNVIHKGVGQISESDVSLAAASDAIIIGFQVRPSGAADRMAEKEGVDIRKYSVIYDAIEEVKAAMEGMLAPEVKEVVTATIEVREVFNITKVGTVAGAMVKTGKVKRSDKARLIRDGIVIFSGAINALKRFKDDVKEVGTNFECGISLVGTNDLKVGDMIETYEEVEVKQTL; encoded by the coding sequence ATGACGATAAGGTTAAACAAAGTTACAAGAGATTTGAACGTAGGTATTTCAACGGTAGTTGAATTCCTGCAAAAGAAGGGGTATACCGTTGAGGCAAACCCCAATACCAAAATTACCGAGGAGCAGTATGCTGTACTCGTGAAAGAGTTCAGCACTGACAAAAACCTTCGGATTGAATCGGAGCGTTTTATCCAGGAGCGTCAGAACAAGGATCGTAACAAGGCATCGGTATCTATCGATGGTTATGAGAAACAGCCCGAGAAGCCGAAGGCGGAGGATGTTATCAAGACGGTTGTTCCTGAAGATGCACGCCCGAAGTTTAAACCTGTCGGAAAAATTGATTTGGATAAACTGAATAACCGGAGAACTGAAAAGGAATCTGTAAAAGAACCTGCAAAGGAATCGAAACCACAACCGCAACCGAAGCCACAACAGCCTGTTGCCGTGGCTGAGGAGAAAAAAGCAGATGTGGTGAAACCAGTTGTTGTAGAAACTAAGAAGGAAGAAGTGGTTGTTCCTGCTCCCAAACCGGAGCCGGTAAAAGAACCGCAACCTGTGGTTGCTGAACAACCCAAGTCGGCTATGGAACAACCGAAGCCGGTCATAGAAGAAAAAAAGGTGGAAGAAGTAAAAAAAGAAGAGCCTAAAGTGGAACCTACCCCTGTGATAAAAGAGGAGAAAACAGAACAGAAGCCTGTTGCTCCCGAGGTAACTGAACCTGAGAAAAAGGAAGACGATGTGTTTAAAATCCGTCAACCGGAGTTTGTCTCTAAGATTAATGTAATCGGACAAATCGACCTTGCTGCGTTGAATCAGTCTACTCGTCCGAAGAAGAAATCGAAAGAAGAGAAGCGGAAAGAGCGGGAAGAGAAAGAAAAGGTTCGGCAGGATCAGAGAAAGCAGATGAAAGATGCTATCATCAAGGAAATTCGCAAAGATGATAACAAGGCTGCGAAGGGAGGACCTAAGGATGCTTCTGCAGATGCAAATGCAAAGAAAAAGCGTACACGTATCAATAAGGAGAAAGTCGATGTGAACAATGTTGCTTCCAATTTTGCCCATCCTACTCCTAACAGTGAACGCCCGAACAATAACCGTGGTGGAAACAACCAGGGTGGTGGACAAAACAGGAATCGTAACAATAACAACAGAGACCGTTTCAAGAAGCCGGTTGTAAAACAGGAAGTGAGCGAGGAAGATGTAGCTAAGCAGGTAAAAGAGACATTAGCTCGTCTGACTACAAAAGGAAAGAATAAAGCTTCCAAATATCGTAAAGAGAAACGTGAAATGGTTTCCAACCGTATGCAGGAGTTGGAAGACCAGGAAATGGCAGACAGCAAAGTATTGAAGTTGACCGAATTTGTGACTGCCAATGAGTTGGCAACCATGATGGATGTATCTGTCAACCAGGTTATCGCTACCTGTATGAGCATTGGTATGATGGTTTCCATCAACCAACGTTTGGATGCGGAGACAATCAATCTGGTAGCAGAAGAATTCGGCTTCAAAACAGAATATGTAAGTGCCGAGGTTGCCCAGGCAATCGTGGAAGAGGAAGATAATGAAGAAGATTTGGAACCACGTGCCCCCATCGTTACGGTGATGGGACATGTTGACCATGGTAAGACATCATTGCTCGACTACATCCGTAAGGCCAACGTTATTGCAGGTGAAGCCGGAGGTATCACGCAGCATATTGGTGCATACCACGTTTCGCTGGAAGACGGACGTAAGATAACATTCCTTGATACTCCGGGACATGAGGCGTTTACGGCCATGCGTGCCCGTGGAGCGAAGGTTACGGATATTGCCATCATCATTGTTGCCGCTGATGACAATGTGATGCCGCAGACGAAGGAGGCCATCAACCATGCAATGGCTGCGGGTGTTCCTATCGTGTTTGCAATCAATAAAGTGGATAAGCCGACTGCTAATCCGGACAAGATAAAAGAAGAGTTGGCAGCTATGAACTTCCTTGTTGAAGAATGGGGAGGTAAGTATCAGTCACAAGATATCTCTGCCAAGAAAGGTATCGGTGTTAATGATTTGATGGAGAAAGTGTTGCTCGAAGCGGAAATGCTTGAGCTGAAAGCGAATCCGAATCGTAATGCTACCGGTTCTATCATTGAGTCTACCCTTGACAAAGGACGTGGTTATGTCGCTACCGTATTGGTATCCAACGGTACGCTGAAGGTTGGTGATATTGTTTTGGCAGGAACCAGCTATGGCCGTGTAAAGGCAATGTTCAACGAACGTAACCAACGCATCAAACAAGCCGGTCCGTCAGAACCTGCATTGATCCTTGGTCTGAATGGCGCACCGGCCGCTGGTGATACATTCCATGTAGTGGAGACCGATCAGGAAGCACGTGAGATTACCAATAAGCGTGAACAACTTCAACGCGAACAAGGACTGCGTACGCAGAAGATCCTTACATTGGATGAGTTGGGTCGCCGTATCGCATTGGGTAACTTCCAGGAATTGAATGTGATCGTCAAAGGTGACGTGGACGGTTCGGTAGAGGCATTGAGTGACTCGTTGATCAAGTTGTCTACGGAACAGATTCAGGTGAATGTTATTCACAAGGGTGTGGGACAGATTTCAGAGTCCGATGTATCCTTGGCTGCCGCTTCGGATGCCATTATCATCGGTTTCCAGGTACGTCCTTCGGGTGCTGCCGACAGAATGGCGGAGAAAGAAGGAGTGGATATCCGCAAGTATTCGGTGATCTACGATGCTATCGAAGAGGTGAAAGCGGCTATGGAAGGTATGTTGGCACCGGAAGTGAAAGAGGTGGTAACTGCAACCATTGAAGTACGCGAAGTATTCAATATTACCAAGGTCGGTACGGTTGCCGGGGCGATGGTGAAGACCGGAAAGGTGAAACGCAGCGACAAGGCTCGTCTGATCCGCGACGGTATTGTGATCTTCTCGGGTGCAATCAACGCATTGAAACGTTTCAAAGACGATGTGAAAGAAGTCGGAACCAATTTCGAATGCGGTATCAGCCTTGTGGGTACGAACGACCTGAAAGTAGGCGATATGATCGAAACCTATGAAGAAGTAGAAGTAAAGCAAACGCTATAA
- the nusA gene encoding transcription termination factor NusA, giving the protein MAKKEETISLIDTFSEFKELKNIDRTTMVSVLEESFRSVIAKMFGTDENYDVIVNPDKGDFEIWRNREVVADEDLTNPNMQISLTEAQKIDASYEEGEEVTDEVIFAKFGRRAILNLRQTLASKILELEKDSIYNKYIDKVGTIINAEVYQIWKKEMLLLDDEGNELLLPKTEQIPADFYRKGETARAVVARVDNKNNNPKIILSRTSPVFLQRLFEMEVPEINDGLITIKKIARIPGERAKIAVESYDDRIDPVGACVGVKGSRIHGIVRELRNENIDVINYTSNISLFIQRALSPAKVSSIRLNEEERKAEVFLRPEEVSLAIGKGGLNIKLASMLTEYTIDVFRELDEAAQDEDIYLDEFKDEIDGWVIDAIKAIGIDTAKAVLNAPREMLIEKTDLEEETVDEVLRILKSEFEEE; this is encoded by the coding sequence ATGGCCAAGAAAGAAGAAACAATCAGCTTGATTGATACATTTTCGGAATTTAAGGAACTGAAAAATATCGATAGAACAACGATGGTAAGCGTACTCGAAGAGTCGTTCCGTAGTGTGATCGCGAAAATGTTTGGCACTGATGAAAATTACGACGTAATTGTGAACCCGGATAAGGGTGACTTTGAAATATGGCGTAACCGTGAGGTAGTGGCAGACGAAGATTTGACCAACCCGAATATGCAGATCTCCTTGACGGAAGCTCAGAAGATCGATGCTTCTTACGAAGAGGGTGAAGAGGTGACGGATGAAGTGATCTTTGCCAAATTCGGTCGTCGTGCCATCTTGAATCTTCGCCAGACATTGGCTTCTAAAATTCTTGAGCTTGAGAAAGACAGTATTTATAATAAATATATTGATAAGGTAGGTACCATCATCAACGCAGAAGTATACCAGATATGGAAAAAAGAGATGCTGCTGCTGGACGATGAAGGAAATGAATTGTTGCTGCCTAAGACAGAACAAATTCCGGCAGACTTCTATCGCAAAGGCGAAACTGCCCGTGCCGTAGTGGCTCGTGTGGACAATAAGAACAATAATCCTAAGATTATCCTTTCGCGTACCTCTCCGGTTTTCCTGCAACGTCTGTTTGAAATGGAAGTGCCTGAAATTAACGATGGCCTGATCACCATAAAGAAGATTGCCCGTATTCCGGGCGAACGTGCGAAGATTGCCGTTGAATCTTATGATGATCGTATCGACCCCGTAGGAGCCTGTGTAGGTGTGAAGGGAAGTCGTATCCATGGTATCGTACGTGAACTTCGCAATGAGAATATTGACGTGATCAACTATACGTCAAACATCTCTTTGTTTATTCAGCGTGCCCTTAGTCCGGCAAAAGTTTCTTCTATCCGTCTGAACGAAGAAGAACGCAAAGCAGAGGTTTTCCTCCGTCCGGAAGAGGTTTCGCTGGCTATTGGTAAAGGCGGTTTGAATATCAAACTGGCCAGTATGTTGACTGAGTACACCATCGACGTGTTCCGCGAATTGGATGAAGCTGCGCAGGATGAAGATATCTATCTGGACGAATTTAAAGATGAAATCGACGGATGGGTAATCGATGCTATCAAAGCTATCGGTATCGATACGGCAAAAGCTGTATTGAATGCACCTCGCGAGATGTTGATTGAAAAGACGGACCTGGAAGAAGAGACGGTGGACGAGGTATTACGTATTTTGAAATCGGAGTTTGAAGAAGAATAA
- the rimP gene encoding ribosome assembly cofactor RimP has protein sequence MIEKKTVCQIVEEWLKGKDYFLVEVTVSPDDKIVVEIDHAEGVWIEDCVELSRFIESKLNREEEDYELEVGSAGIGQPFKVVQQYYNHIDREVEVLTKDGRKLTGVLKDADEDKFVVAVPKKVKAEGAKRPKIVEEDETFRYDDVKYTKYLISFK, from the coding sequence ATGATAGAAAAAAAAACTGTTTGTCAGATTGTTGAAGAGTGGCTGAAGGGGAAAGATTATTTTCTGGTCGAAGTAACCGTAAGCCCGGATGACAAGATTGTGGTCGAAATTGACCATGCAGAAGGTGTTTGGATTGAAGATTGCGTGGAGCTGAGCCGCTTCATCGAATCGAAGCTAAACCGCGAAGAGGAGGATTATGAACTGGAGGTCGGTTCAGCAGGAATCGGACAGCCATTCAAAGTAGTACAGCAATATTACAACCATATCGACAGAGAAGTGGAGGTTCTTACGAAAGACGGACGTAAGCTGACCGGTGTGTTGAAAGATGCCGATGAAGATAAGTTTGTCGTGGCTGTACCAAAGAAGGTGAAAGCAGAAGGAGCGAAACGTCCGAAAATAGTTGAAGAGGATGAAACCTTCCGTTATGATGATGTAAAATACACTAAATACTTAATTAGTTTTAAATAA